The DNA region ACATTCTCGCCAGAAGGCGATACAATATTAGATTTTTCAATTTATGATGCTTTACGAGCAGGTTTTGGAAAATTTGTATTCATTATCCGCAAGAATATTGAGACAGAATTTAAGAAAACATTTGATGAAAAATTAAATGGTAAAGCTGAAGTTGAATATGTATTTCAAGAAATTGAAAATGTACCCGAAGCCTATCAAAATATAGGTAGAAAAAAACCTTGGGGAACGGCTCATGCCTTACAAATGGCAAAAGGTGCTGTTACAGAAAATTTTGCCGTTATTAATGCCGATGATTTTTATGGAAAAGAGGCATTTGAAGTTATGGCCGAGTATTTGACCAAAACGGATAAAAATTCTTATGAGTTCAGTATGATGGGTTACTTATTAAAAAATACAGTTTCTGATTACGGCTTTGTGTCTAGAGGCGAGTGTCAAGTTAATACAGATGGTTATCT from Aureibaculum sp. 2308TA14-22 includes:
- a CDS encoding sugar phosphate nucleotidyltransferase, coding for MHKNKPMLVILAAGIGSRYGGLKQLDTFSPEGDTILDFSIYDALRAGFGKFVFIIRKNIETEFKKTFDEKLNGKAEVEYVFQEIENVPEAYQNIGRKKPWGTAHALQMAKGAVTENFAVINADDFYGKEAFEVMAEYLTKTDKNSYEFSMMGYLLKNTVSDYGFVSRGECQVNTDGYLTSVVERTHIEKIDGSLKRKNDSEKFIPIDENTVVSMNFWGFTPKYFEFGDALFNEFLEENKTNLKAEFFIPLVVNHIIESKKAKVRVLKSDAEWFGVTYKEDKELVQKAIAKLKAATVYPIQLF